The segment aatagtttaatttaatttgccTGCTTCTGCTTGAAACAAGGTTGACGACAACAGTGAGAAAGAACCCAAACAGTTCAGTCACTGGCCATAATACCAAAAGAAAGAGCTGAAAGGCTCTAATATGCTGTATAGAGCTGAGGCAAACCGCAGAGCTGGGTGATAATTCTGTTTGTTCATCACTATGAGGAACTCCTTTCAAATTACACATAGTCAAGAGACACAttgttaaagtaaaaataaaataaataccaaCCCTAAACATAAAGGTGTCCACTTCCTCCTGAATGTCATGATGGCTCATCCCATTGCCGTCCTCATCAGTAGTCTTCAAGAGCATGTCCAGAAATGCTCGTCTTTTCCTCGTGCCCTGGTCAGACTCGCTGTCTGATCCAGTGTTAGAAATGTTCTCTGCTCTTTCACGTATCACCTGAGGAGAAATGATTAAGGTAGAATATTGTGCCTCTTCTGCTTAAATTCTGCATCATCAACAACATTCAAGGATTTTTGGACCACTGGACCCGTCACTCACTTTGTATGTAAAGGAATGGAGGATCTTGAGTGTCTTGTCATGCTCCCGGGCCTCACCAAAGAAGGTGTACATAAAGTCAGGCCAAAACCAAGGTGACCTCTGTCTGCGGCTGATAATGTCACTCATTCTAAGGATTAAAGGTTAGgtaaaagacaaataaacataaaacaattgATCAGACACTTTTTCCTTATTATTGCATGTATTCATGTGACAgcaaagaaaattaaaagaacTCACCTATACACACTCTGTACATACTCTGAATCAGAATTACTCTGGGCGTAAATTTTCTTTCCCATTGCAGTTTCTGAAAAGACATTGTTTAAAGGGTATTTGAATGCCCAATGTATATATTCAGTATTGTGTATCCCTCTTATTTTATAAGTTAATGCATGTTATATGAAAACATAGGTAAACAGTTAATCCATACATGAGCACATGCACATTCAATATACAGCACATACACTCACCACAGATAATGTCCAGGGCACACAAGGTGATGTGATTGAAGCAGTTGAATGGGCCCTTCCCTGCCTGCTTCTCCAGCTTCTCCACCAGGATCTCTGACTGCTCATTCATCACTTCCAAGAAGTCCGTCAGGATGGAGAAGTGGAAGGTGGGAGTCAACATCTTTCGCCGCTGACGCCACTTACGGCCAGTGCTGATCAAAAGATGGAGACGTCAAAGAGGGTAAAAGAGTAAGAGTGATCCCCCGAACTTTCATCTAACATCACCATGACCTCAAGATTTTTAATAACGGCAGTGGTAATAAGTCTTGGACTTTATTGTGTCATCCTTGACATTTTTGTTGGTGAGTGTGCTTTAATGTCCTCCTCATACTGTCAAATAAATTGAACTAAACTAAAGACCTTCAACACTTTGGCCCATAATGAGGTATTCTAAAAATACATTGACATGAAACTTGCTGTGTGGACATATAATGGtcacaagaaaataaatctgaatgTTTTCGATGACCCCCTGACTTGTCCCAGCCTGTAGCTCCATCATGAAGTCAATATTTCTTCATGTACaagacaaataataaaatctaaTGAGCAGattgacacaaaaaacactgaatacattAATGCTGCCCAGATAAtaactgtcttttatttctgtttttatttcttttcaattttcttttgttttattttacattggaattggttttatcttttttatgatttctttttatttgctgctctatgtgaagcactttgtaacatgggttttgaaaagtgctctatgAAAGGCTGCATGAAATTTACTTCTTAACACTTTCATACTCCCATAACATCTCTGTCCATGTTGGACATTACATGACCTTTCTTCTAGCACCACCCTCTGCATGCTATGTATACAAGTATACATGTAGTCTTTCCAGTGTGAATCCACTACACACTCAAAACATGGTCAGACTTAGTCTACAGTAAGCTTACGGGACTCTGCTttggtcttgtttttgttttgtataaatATTTCTTAAATTTCTCTATATTAATTCAAAAGTCACACATTTTATATGACTAACAGACctttactatttatttatattttactataTATCACACTGTGCAGAGGCTACATACCTAGTGAGCAGACCAGTTCCAAGCCAAGGATGGAGGAAGCTGTATGCATAGGCTTTTTCCATATGAACAGCGTTGGTCAGTACTGTCtataaaaaacagtttgtagAAAAAGACATATGATAATAAGAATATATTATACCATAGCCTTGTTAGACCAATCACATTAAGAGAGTTATTTAGCAAAACACTGTCAGCATCCATCTAATTGTTTAACCGCTGACTATGTACAGGTACTGTAAATATACAGGTGAAGGTGCCTTAAAGTTACAATGGCTGCGGTCTGTGCAGTGGAGCAGCAGCATTATAAAAAAGTGCAATGGCATCCTTAATAGAACGTCTTGTTAAGCAGGGAATAACAAGGTTAAAGTCAACCTGAGTTACTTTAGCTTTAACTCTGCAGCTACAACTTCATTAACCcttgtttggtgtttgtggttttgttacTCACCCAATGTTTGGGGATCCAGTGGACCCACAAAATTATTGGGTTTTTAAGACAATACAGCCATGACAATTTATGTACAAATACCTAACAGATGTGGACTTTATCTCAGTTGCAAGCAACATAGACAGCAGATATGGTTTATATTTGCCATTTACCTCTGCTAGATCACATTTATCAATAAAAGTGCTATTCATTTTTTgtgataaaatgtgatttttgtatatatatttttttgtatgtatacacacacacacacacacacatataaatgaaaaagcGTTGTGCGCCAAGATGTCcaagacattaaaaaatatcataaGTGGCAAGCACAGGGTTCTTCTTTTGCAGCTATAGCCAGTCACCAGTTTGTCAAAATTGTTCACCCTTCCTTTTGTGGCATTGAAATCCATTATGATTTCAGGTTTTTGATGCTCCTGGCCACAGATTCTTCCATCCCTATGCAGTGTACTCATGAGTACCACATTTTTGCCTGTCTTTGCCATGTAGGACACCAGAGACGTGTAAGCCATGAATACAACAGGCCTGTGTAGTCTGTGTAGTCAACACCTGAGGTAGGAgctctgtcttgttttttcgTACTGGTCCTACCATCGTTAGCTGCCTCTTTAGGAGCTCCTGTCCCAGCTTGTGCAAAGTAAAAAAGTTATCGCATATGATGTAGCCAAAGAGTCCCTGTGCATTTCCAGGACAACTCGCATCCCTTGGTTCTTCTCAAGGGCTCCTCCATCTGGCTTCCTTGTATACACTTGCACACATACGATGAAGCAGCATCACAGGCAGCCCAGATCTTAATTCCATATTTTGCGGGTTTAGACATTATGCACTGCCTGAGGGGGCAGTGGCCCCTAAATAATGAATAAGCTTCTTATCAACAGTAACATTGGGCTGAGGGTTGTAAAACAGGGGAATGTGGTCCACCCACTTGTCCTACACTGACCTGATGGCAGCTAGCTTATCTCTCTGCCACGGAGCTCTTCTAGTGTCCAGGTTATTGAAGTGGATAATCCTGGAAAAAATTTGGAAGTTTTCCAAAGACGTTGACTACATTTACGTACAaactaatattccactattattctgACTGTGACAATATTCCAAATATGATAtgggtcatgtaaacagcatattccaTTTGGATATTCCGATTTAGGCCTTCTTCCAAATGTAGCATTTTCTGCTTAAGACATGTGAGATATGTCGATATTATTGAGGTTTCAGGAGCACTCTTTGGAAAAAtgggctggaaaaacagagcaTGGCTTCTCCACAATGGGGACGGAGGGGTTTGATTATTATCATAATTAACGGTGACGACTCGatgtgatgcaccaaaaacactcaacagtgtagtaaacatcatgggacaacctaGGTATtggatgtgcctgtaactataaCTAActatcagtcatatcaatataaattataaatatcagacagcagctcactaatgttttaCACCTCAttggtttacttcactgcctgcagagatcttgtgattcccaTTCCCATTGGATCAACtctgaaaaccctctgcatgtaaatgggaatattagtggagtattcattttcattagcaatTTAAATAGCTTAGTAGGAATACAGCCTTTTTTGGAATAAGTAAgggaaaaaactgaatattttgtgcatgtaaatgtagtcaCTGTTGCATGGAAAAGTTTTCTGCCAGTTTCTGCATCCCACAGGGATTCTGTGGATTCCCCATTGGATCTGAAAACACCAGCAAGGATAACAACCCCCTGCATGAAAGTATGCGTGTAAATGGGTTTGGTCCATCTCCTTCCACCTCTCTCCAAAAACATGCTTTCAATCCAAATTGGTGCAGTCCAGAATTTTGTCAGACTCTGAATTGACATAAACATGATCCTCAAGTTCTGGAAACTCTTCATCTTCAGCTTCAAAGCTCTCTTCTAAAATAATTTTAAGGTCCTCAGAGCAGAGAATAGTTTTGCCATATTGATCAACTGTGATCAACAGTTTGCAGCTGGGGTAGAGTGTGAGAAAATATAGAATGTTTAGAATGTTTGGAAATAACATTGTGCAGGTTCCTGCAGGacattttgtagttttacaCACTACAGAGGATAAAGTGTGCAGGAATATGTGGGAGCAGACAGGTTCTCGGTGCTTGAAATGTAACTGTGATGATGTAAccttgactgtgtgtgtgtgtgtactttcaCACACTACAGAGGGTAGAGAATGCATGAATAGCAGGAGCAGAAAGGTTCTTGGTGCTATGTCgaaaccttgtgtgtgtgtatgtatgttgtaCACAGAAGCTGGAAGGTGAtcttgaaaagaaaagaaataagaatCCTTATTACTACTacactactgtgtgtgtgtgtgtgtgtgtgtgtgtggtccaggtgTTCCTCatttgtggggacataaatctgtttacacagtcatgttgtggggactcgcctcccttatggggacaaaaagcaaatccccttaacgtaaatcattaattttagggtgaagacttggtttaaagtttaggttagtttagggttatatttAGGTCGAGGTAAAtgtccaggaaatgaatgtatgtCAATGTTATGTCCTCTGAAGtcatggaaacatgactgtgtgtgtgtgtgtgtgtgtgtgtatgtgtgttttagtaaACATTGAAAACGGGTCCCACAGACCCGAACACCATACAAGGGTTAAGTTTTGAATGTGTGAGCTATTTTTATTCcaagaaaatgtgatatttgGGTGTTGTAGTTACATCTGTTCAAGCTTTGACTGTAATCGCCCAACATATAGCAAAACAGATGCGAGGTGTATGAATAAAAttaggaaataaataaaatccgCACTTTTGACGTATTAATATGACTTTTTGGTTCAAAGGTACGTTTACAGGATAAGGCATGTGGACCCTAAATGCTACACCCACTGTTGGAAATGTGATACTGTAAATGTGGAGTTACTATACCTCAACAGTCTCAGCatgaaacaaaaccacaaatggcACTGGTCCAACCCAAATTTTAAGCAGTGGTGCGTTACAGAACTCACGGGTATAATCCACAATTTGACGAAAGAAATCTGAAACAAGACAAGAATTATACAGTAACATAGTATTATCTCATGTTACAGTACTTACATAGCCAATTATTTCCTCACTAGTGTCAGTCAACTGTCAGTGCCTTGACAATCTGCACATGAAGCAGTCTATGCAGCCTCCCATAGCAGCATGTTGATTGCTTTCTTACCTCCTGCATTGGTTTTGAACTGCAGTGCATTTCCAATGAAGAGGTATGTTCCTTCCACCTCTGGAATAGGCTTCATTTCAAACCATTTGTGCAAGTAACTGCTGATCAGCTTGTAGGTGATGTAGGTCAGAGTAACAATGAAGATGCTGACCCCAAGTAAAGGTACCGTATAACTACCAAGTAAACCTGCCATCTTTTTTGCAGTACCAGGCTGTCTTTGTGTGCCTCCGCTATTAAGAGGCTGTGAAGTGTCCTCTCTGCTGTGGCCCCTCCTACCCTGTGCTGTCAACTTACTGGGTTAACGGTCAGTATGGTATATTTGGACATTCATTGTTCTTGGTCAGAATCATTCTACGGCATTTTATAAGACTGTTATAGAAcggtgaagaagaaaaaggtgaaaaaaacatAAGGACTAAAATGTGCAGGATCAGAGTGATCTGTAAATATTGGCATAAATTGTGtaataaatgttaattatttaCCATGTGATAACTGACCGGCCCTGACCAAGGCCTTTGTCCTACTTAGACCTTGTTTGGTATTTGTCACCatcatttcatgtcatgtctGACCTGATTGGTTAATAAATAACAGCTTTATCCTTGTATTGGATATCTGGTTGCCCACAATAGTTTTCACTGCTGGAAGATGTGAAATAAATaaccttatatatatatatagagagagagagagagaaagagagagagagatagatagatagatagatagatagatagatagatagatagatagatagatagatagatagatagatagatagatagatagatagatagatagatatgaaactttatttaatcagaCAATCATTCAGAACAAGATCTTTTTTGCACAAGcgacaaaacaaacatggccAGACAAACAAAAGTATATACAGCATCAGAAACTATCACAGACATCACTATGTACATTCACTGTCAAAAGTTTAAAATCAGCCAATGGGATGAGACATTCAAGATTTGAAATAAtctgtgattctttttttttaggtgCAAAGTCATGGAAGGAAGTCTTCCCACATTCAGTATTTACACAAGGGCTAACTGGAGTTAAACAGTCCTGAGATCTGGTCTGTTGAGAGTTGGTTTAAACATCTGAGAAGCGATATACTGGGGCagcttttatatataaaatgataGTGCGTAGCTCTGAGGACCAGCCTTCTTTTTCATATAGTACAGTGTACAACATTTTTGTCCTGTAATGAAGCACAAAGCACAATTGCATGAGAATATAGGATATCTCCATAGTCAAACCTTCCTggacaaaacactttttttgtcgGCATTTAGTACAAGTTTAAGATTATGCAGAGATGTCTGAGGAGTGTTAAAATCAGATTGTAGTCTAGATATACTATCTTGACTTGAAGAGCAGCCAAATGCATAGGCCTGTGTCATCCACATAAAGGCGGATATTATACATCTGTGTTGGAGTGATAATATTGTTTATGTAGAGTGTAAATATCCTTGTGGATCCTTGCAGTGCGCCCTTATTTAGACTAATGTGAGACTATCACTGCAGATCACCTGTGTTCTATCAGACAAAAGTGCACACAGTGCACACCAGTTCTGAGCAAAAACGTCCAGACAGCATAGTTTGTTGAGTAAAACACAGTGGCCAAAAGCCTTAGAAAGATCAACAAACAACCCTTTTGATTACAGTCATAATCCTGGTCTCATTTAAAAGGTAAATCTAAATTTTACAACTAAAAAGTCAGAATGAGTTTAAATCATCCTGAAAATAATGCCACCAAGGCTAAAGTGTCCCAGGACAATGTTGCTTAACAGGTTAAAGGATCATTGCAAGGGAGGAGATCGTATATATTGGACGATAATTGTTGATGTTATCAGTGGATCCACCTTTGTGCCTGAGCTGCCTTCCATTCTGCTGGTATCCTACCAGTAATGAGTGTTAGATTAAATATATGGCTACTGCAAGTAGTGACAAAGAGAGTACTAAGACTCAGGACATAAGAATCTAGATTGTATTCATCTGGTGACCGTCTTATGTTTAAACCTGCAAGTGCATTACATACTTAATTACTGAAAGGgctaaagaaaatgtaaatgtgtaagGGGATATTGCTTACTGTTCAGAATAAATCTTACAGGATATGTTGTACTGTACTCTCCATATACTTTATGTATACTGTACCATACTGAAAATATACCATGAATGGAAATAGAGTGCCCCAGTTCCTTGAATCTGGCCTCATTCCATGTTTCTATAACTGCATTGCATAACttgtttcaaataaaatgtacataagCATAAACATTACTATACCAAGAACATATCTGACAATCAGTACCAAATTAAAAAGTAACAGTGTCCTACTTGTGTATATGGTGTCACTAATGGGAGATTTGATTACCATTTGAAGCATAGAAAATGCTGTAGTTTCTTACAATAACCACTAGATGTCATTATGACATAACATTAAATAGGACTATGACGAGCAGAAGATTGAATTACTctttacacattaaaaactaACTCCCTATACTGTTATATTAAGCTTACCAcctaaaatggaaaaataaatgtcacaaGACTTGTTCAGCTTaattatacataaaaaaaaaatcatgttctGCTATCACATCACAAGACtgtgatatatatgtatactgaGTTAATTAAGGGTTTATTCACTTATTAATCTTTTCACTGTAAGGACCGACCTTTTAGAAAACCCTTTATTAAGAGATTGCATCATTACAACCAACATATTGTACATTGgtaattattattacaaatgGTGTTTTCCATTATTTCTAATGAAAAACAGTCACTGCTCCAATCGATTAGTCATGCCAAGCGCTATGAGGAGCTTCTGGTTAAAGGCAGGCACTCTCTCCTTATGGACAGGCCAGTCGAGGATGCAGCATGAACGCAACATGCCCCTGCGGAGGAAGATCGAGCGACATAACTTGTAGTCGTGCACATCCTGCAGGAAGACCAGAATCACAGAGTCCCTGCTGTCTTCAATGACCTGGTGAAGTGCATGATGGGCTTTAAAGCTAAATGAGAAAAGACAAGAGGTGGGGGGCGGGGGCAGAAAGACAACTTTGAAAACTCACTCTTCCACAAATGTACAACAAAAATATCTATATAACACAGACAACCCGTGtaatgtgatgaatgtgtgattgaggcagtgtgtgtgtatagtttACCGTATACACCAGGGATCTTTGAGAAGCCTTTCAGTGACGACAAACAGGATTTTTCTGGACTTTCTCATATTTTCCAGAATTGACTCAAGCTGTGACATGCCAGGGACTGAATCCTCATCCTCCAAACAAAACTTGCACTTTTCATTCTTTAaagagtccatttttctcttaaCCCAGTTGGCGTCTTCTTCTGCATATATGACATAAGCGTCATACTCAAATTCCCTGCCCTCCTCAACTTTGGCATCACTAAATCCTAATGTGCGATTGATCAGGATGTTCCAATAAAACTGAATCTTCCAGCCATGGAACCGCACTAGAAGTGCAGTTACAGTCAGCATGATAATGACTGTGCTGCTCAGTATGTAAAGGGCCTGAAATGGGACCATATCTTTGCAAGAGAGTGTGTCAAAATCCATGACCGAGTGGTTAAAGTAAGCTAGTGGAGTGTTGCACTTATACTGGTCCTTGAGACTTGGCACACTggtatttgtgttatttatccATGTCACGAACCACAGGATGCTCTCACAGGTACAGTCAAATGGATTTTTGTCCATGACGAGCATGCTGAGGTTGCTCATAGGAGTTTTGAACACTTCGGGCCTCACAGTTGTAATCAGGTtcttctgtaaatgtaaaacctGCAGTGAGTTCAGATCGTCAAAAATTGAGTCCTTTAGATTGTTGAGGAGATTGTAGGCTAAGCTTAGTTCTCGGAGGTTACTCAACCCTCTCAGAGCCTCCAATGGGATCTCATCTAGCCCATTACTATCCATCTGTAAGGATAACAAGTTCTGTGCCCCTTTGAGAAACAACACTGGCCCACCTAGGTTAGCACTCTTCCACAACCGGGCTAAGTTATTGTGTTGGAGATTCAGGACCTTCAGGTTAACAAGCCCATCCAACAGATTCTCTCTGATGTTAGCGATGTTGTTGTTACTGAGATCCAGTTTGGTGAGGTTGGATAGGGGCCTGAATGGAGAAGGATCCAGGTTCAAGGCTGAGACTATAAGGCTTTTCCCCAAAGTCAGGACCCTAAGATTGGGCACATTGACAAATGACGTGGAGCTTAGATTGACAGTCTGGTGGTTATTGGACATATGGATCTCTTGAATTTGGCTCAGGCCTTCAAACTCTTTCCCAGTGAGAGTTTGTTTGATATAATTGTAATTTAGAAGAAGAGTGGTGAGGTTTCTTAAAACGGAGAAGGTTCCAGGAT is part of the Thunnus albacares chromosome 3, fThuAlb1.1, whole genome shotgun sequence genome and harbors:
- the LOC122977442 gene encoding cytochrome P450 4V2, translated to MAGLLGSYTVPLLGVSIFIVTLTYITYKLISSYLHKWFEMKPIPEVEGTYLFIGNALQFKTNAGDFFRQIVDYTREFCNAPLLKIWVGPVPFVVLFHAETVETVLTNAVHMEKAYAYSFLHPWLGTGLLTSTGRKWRQRRKMLTPTFHFSILTDFLEVMNEQSEILVEKLEKQAGKGPFNCFNHITLCALDIICETAMGKKIYAQSNSDSEYVQSVYRMSDIISRRQRSPWFWPDFMYTFFGEAREHDKTLKILHSFTYKVIRERAENISNTGSDSESDQGTRKRRAFLDMLLKTTDEDGNGMSHHDIQEEVDTFMFRGHDTTAASMNWALHLLGSHPEAHSKVQQELQEVFGTSDRPINTEDLKKLKYLECVIKEALRLFPSVPFFARSIGEDCHINGFKVPKGANVVIITYSLHRDPRYFPEPEEFRPERFLPENSVGRPPYAYIPFSAGLRNCIGQRFALMEEKVILASILRNFSVEACQKREELRPVGELILRPERGIWIKLEKRKP
- the tlr3 gene encoding toll-like receptor 3 isoform X1 — translated: MQRRQSLVFEAMCAPRFLLLPGVIILCFFMTTLHHCVASQKKTSCYVQDGRADCSRLSLRAVPPNLPRNIISLDMSHNILVGIPPLSLAPYTGLLHLDVGYNSITRLDQGLCQTLPLLQTLNVEHNEVHVLEKEDMSHCTNLTRLNMASNRLKLKGEPFFALQSLKFLDVSKNNLLSAKLGSQPQLPSLENLSLALNSFTSLKKDDFFYLNHSSSLQVLNLSSISLKTLEPGCFKPLSSLHTLIMDKGSMGTLVISKLCSELSGTAINALSLQKMKLVTLTNTTFRGLEKTNLTSLDLSGNGMGKIGEGSFQWLSRLQILNLADNNIKHLTKDTFKGLKSLKKLSLRKALVKSRTSSTPIIDNFSFQPLSTLESLILQRTSAREITEYTFTGLMSLKELDMSWSSYTSLKNITNKTLVSLAGSPLKRLDLTGTAIAQIHPGTFSVLRNLTTLLLNYNYIKQTLTGKEFEGLSQIQEIHMSNNHQTVNLSSTSFVNVPNLRVLTLGKSLIVSALNLDPSPFRPLSNLTKLDLSNNNIANIRENLLDGLVNLKVLNLQHNNLARLWKSANLGGPVLFLKGAQNLLSLQMDSNGLDEIPLEALRGLSNLRELSLAYNLLNNLKDSIFDDLNSLQVLHLQKNLITTVRPEVFKTPMSNLSMLVMDKNPFDCTCESILWFVTWINNTNTSVPSLKDQYKCNTPLAYFNHSVMDFDTLSCKDMVPFQALYILSSTVIIMLTVTALLVRFHGWKIQFYWNILINRTLGFSDAKVEEGREFEYDAYVIYAEEDANWVKRKMDSLKNEKCKFCLEDEDSVPGMSQLESILENMRKSRKILFVVTERLLKDPWCIRFKAHHALHQVIEDSRDSVILVFLQDVHDYKLCRSIFLRRGMLRSCCILDWPVHKERVPAFNQKLLIALGMTNRLEQ
- the tlr3 gene encoding toll-like receptor 3 isoform X2 yields the protein MCAPRFLLLPGVIILCFFMTTLHHCVASQKKTSCYVQDGRADCSRLSLRAVPPNLPRNIISLDMSHNILVGIPPLSLAPYTGLLHLDVGYNSITRLDQGLCQTLPLLQTLNVEHNEVHVLEKEDMSHCTNLTRLNMASNRLKLKGEPFFALQSLKFLDVSKNNLLSAKLGSQPQLPSLENLSLALNSFTSLKKDDFFYLNHSSSLQVLNLSSISLKTLEPGCFKPLSSLHTLIMDKGSMGTLVISKLCSELSGTAINALSLQKMKLVTLTNTTFRGLEKTNLTSLDLSGNGMGKIGEGSFQWLSRLQILNLADNNIKHLTKDTFKGLKSLKKLSLRKALVKSRTSSTPIIDNFSFQPLSTLESLILQRTSAREITEYTFTGLMSLKELDMSWSSYTSLKNITNKTLVSLAGSPLKRLDLTGTAIAQIHPGTFSVLRNLTTLLLNYNYIKQTLTGKEFEGLSQIQEIHMSNNHQTVNLSSTSFVNVPNLRVLTLGKSLIVSALNLDPSPFRPLSNLTKLDLSNNNIANIRENLLDGLVNLKVLNLQHNNLARLWKSANLGGPVLFLKGAQNLLSLQMDSNGLDEIPLEALRGLSNLRELSLAYNLLNNLKDSIFDDLNSLQVLHLQKNLITTVRPEVFKTPMSNLSMLVMDKNPFDCTCESILWFVTWINNTNTSVPSLKDQYKCNTPLAYFNHSVMDFDTLSCKDMVPFQALYILSSTVIIMLTVTALLVRFHGWKIQFYWNILINRTLGFSDAKVEEGREFEYDAYVIYAEEDANWVKRKMDSLKNEKCKFCLEDEDSVPGMSQLESILENMRKSRKILFVVTERLLKDPWCIRFKAHHALHQVIEDSRDSVILVFLQDVHDYKLCRSIFLRRGMLRSCCILDWPVHKERVPAFNQKLLIALGMTNRLEQ